The Halalkalicoccus sp. NIPERK01 genome window below encodes:
- a CDS encoding SDR family NAD(P)-dependent oxidoreductase, with translation MSILVTGGAGFIGGHIAQRFVERGHDVVVLDNFEPYYNLGIKEHTVERCRELAAEGEGSYDLVDADLRDADVVDDLVGEAEYVYHQAAQAGVRTSVEQPKKVNAINVDGTINLLEAARNSDTERVVVASSSSVYGKPEYLPYDEEHPTTPVSPYGVSKLATEQYARVYNEVYGLPTVSLRYFTVYGPRMRPNMAISNFVSRCLHGEPPVIYGDGTQTRDFTYADDILWANEQLLETDVADGEIMNVGSTDNIEIKTLAEVVRDQLAPELELEYGERNDADAEHTHADISKANDLLGYEPTTTIREGVSQFIDWYCANEEWYDPLVRKS, from the coding sequence ATGAGCATTCTCGTCACGGGCGGGGCCGGCTTCATCGGCGGCCACATCGCCCAGCGATTCGTCGAACGAGGCCACGACGTCGTCGTCCTCGACAACTTCGAGCCGTACTACAACCTCGGGATCAAGGAACACACCGTCGAGCGTTGTCGCGAACTCGCTGCGGAGGGCGAGGGGAGCTACGACCTCGTCGACGCCGACCTGCGCGACGCCGACGTCGTCGACGACCTCGTCGGCGAGGCCGAGTACGTCTACCACCAGGCCGCCCAGGCGGGCGTGCGCACGAGCGTCGAGCAGCCGAAGAAGGTCAACGCGATCAACGTCGACGGGACGATCAACCTACTGGAGGCCGCGCGCAACAGCGATACCGAACGGGTGGTCGTCGCGAGTTCCTCGTCAGTTTATGGAAAACCCGAGTACCTCCCCTACGACGAGGAGCATCCCACGACGCCGGTCAGCCCCTACGGCGTCTCGAAGCTCGCGACCGAACAGTACGCGCGTGTCTACAATGAGGTCTACGGGCTTCCCACCGTGTCCTTACGGTATTTCACCGTCTACGGTCCACGTATGCGGCCGAACATGGCCATCTCGAACTTCGTCTCCCGGTGTCTCCACGGTGAGCCACCGGTCATCTACGGCGACGGCACCCAGACGAGGGACTTCACCTACGCTGACGACATCCTCTGGGCGAACGAGCAACTGTTGGAGACCGACGTCGCCGACGGCGAGATCATGAATGTGGGAAGCACGGACAACATCGAGATCAAGACCCTGGCCGAGGTCGTGCGTGATCAGCTCGCGCCCGAACTCGAACTCGAGTACGGCGAGCGAAACGACGCCGACGCCGAGCACACCCACGCCGACATCTCGAAGGCCAACGACCTGCTGGGCTACGAGCCGACGACGACGATCCGCGAGGGCGTCTCGCAGTTCATCGACTGGTACTGCGCCAACGAGGAGTGGTACGATCCGCTCGTCCGGAAGTCGTAG
- a CDS encoding sugar transferase, which yields MLSGWQYRVVSTGGVIAATTLALLVANHAITQAFVTGYLPLVRRLDPVVLSGTGLLVALALSVAVVFVCLIPLYKPRPRRALDTIFLAEKRVLTALFALATIGYFNWSYRLPRATLFVTGAILFLVLPAWFLAIRNRPSTRAGRALVVGDDPDRIEQAMKAVDMPVIGYLAPPITVEAGATEPTVMADGGVLQTRIGNVECLGGISRLEQVLIRYNVDTVVLAFENTDRGEFFGVLEVCHQHGVEAKVLREHADSVLLSEETAGDLMTVDLEPWDWQDRLFKRGFDIAFSSVGLLVFGPVLGLIALAIRLDSPGPVFYTQSRTAGLGGTFEVRKFRTMLPDSEAVDPVDDEENDRITRVGRLLRKSHLDELPQLWAIFTGEMSVVGPRAVWTDEEELLERQAVQWRKRWFVKPGLTGLAQINEVSSTDPEGKLRYDLEYIRRQSFWFDLKIVLRQVWLAVTDVYALVRGRDPDADTGDPAE from the coding sequence ATGCTCTCGGGGTGGCAATATAGGGTGGTGAGCACTGGGGGGGTGATCGCCGCCACGACGCTCGCGTTGCTGGTCGCGAACCACGCGATCACGCAGGCGTTCGTGACGGGATATCTCCCGCTGGTTCGTCGGCTCGACCCCGTCGTGCTCTCCGGGACGGGGCTGCTCGTCGCGCTCGCGTTGAGCGTCGCGGTCGTCTTCGTCTGTCTGATCCCCCTGTACAAGCCCCGCCCCCGGCGCGCGCTCGATACGATATTCCTCGCCGAAAAACGCGTGCTCACGGCGCTGTTCGCGCTCGCGACGATCGGCTACTTCAACTGGTCGTACCGCCTCCCGCGCGCGACGCTGTTCGTCACGGGAGCGATCCTGTTCCTCGTCCTTCCGGCGTGGTTCCTCGCGATCAGGAACCGGCCGTCGACCCGCGCGGGCCGGGCGCTCGTCGTCGGCGACGACCCCGATAGGATAGAGCAGGCGATGAAGGCGGTCGACATGCCGGTCATCGGCTATCTCGCGCCGCCGATCACCGTCGAGGCTGGCGCGACCGAACCGACGGTGATGGCCGACGGTGGCGTCCTCCAGACGCGGATCGGGAACGTCGAGTGCCTCGGCGGGATCTCCCGGCTCGAGCAGGTGCTGATCAGGTACAACGTCGATACGGTCGTCCTCGCGTTCGAGAACACGGATCGCGGGGAGTTCTTCGGCGTCCTCGAGGTGTGTCACCAGCACGGTGTCGAGGCCAAGGTCCTTCGGGAACACGCCGACAGCGTGTTGCTCTCCGAGGAGACCGCCGGCGACCTGATGACCGTCGACCTCGAACCGTGGGACTGGCAGGACCGCCTTTTCAAACGCGGGTTCGACATCGCCTTCTCGTCGGTCGGGTTGCTCGTCTTCGGGCCCGTGCTCGGCCTGATCGCGCTCGCGATCAGACTCGACAGCCCCGGCCCGGTCTTCTACACGCAGAGTCGCACCGCCGGACTGGGGGGTACCTTCGAGGTTCGGAAGTTCCGGACGATGCTTCCGGATAGCGAAGCAGTAGACCCCGTCGACGACGAGGAGAACGATCGGATCACCCGCGTCGGACGGCTCCTCCGGAAGTCACACCTCGACGAGCTGCCACAGCTCTGGGCGATCTTCACCGGCGAGATGAGCGTCGTCGGCCCGCGTGCGGTGTGGACCGACGAGGAGGAGCTGCTCGAACGGCAGGCCGTCCAGTGGCGAAAACGCTGGTTCGTCAAGCCCGGCCTCACCGGCCTCGCACAGATCAACGAGGTCTCGAGCACGGACCCCGAAGGGAAGTTGCGGTACGACCTCGAGTACATCCGCCGCCAGTCGTTCTGGTTCGACCTGAAGATCGTGCTCCGGCAGGTGTGGCTCGCCGTGACGGACGTCTACGCGCTGGTCCGCGGCCGGGATCCGGACGCCGACACGGGCGACCCGGCGGAATAG
- a CDS encoding glycosyltransferase family 4 protein, whose amino-acid sequence MRILRVAQKTYPDVKGGGPYHVHAISRDQAAMGHDVAVLTVDSGSEKRHVEERAGYTLIRYPSTVELLGNDISAGIGQHLLDAEGFDVLHAHSHLYFSTNLAALKRRFGDVPLAITNHGLYSQNAPEWVFDWYLKSIGRWTFNRADTVFCYTEEDRDRVRGFGVESYIEVVSNGVDTERFTPAGPTSERIDHDGPVVLFVGRLVEGKRPGDAIAALERVREEFPDARLYLCGEGPMRAALEAQVADRGLEDVVRFLGQVEYDEMPALYRTGDVLVLPSRAEGLPRTVLEAMACNVPVVCSDLEQVTPVIDGAGTTVTVGDVDGFARAIDRALSGHYGDGREIVEEKFTWSDTVERTTRTLERLSADG is encoded by the coding sequence ATGCGAATTCTCCGCGTCGCTCAGAAGACCTATCCGGACGTCAAGGGAGGCGGGCCCTACCACGTCCACGCGATAAGCCGGGATCAGGCCGCAATGGGCCACGACGTGGCCGTCCTGACCGTGGATAGCGGTTCCGAGAAACGGCACGTCGAGGAGCGCGCGGGCTACACGCTGATCCGGTATCCGTCGACGGTCGAACTCCTCGGAAACGACATCTCGGCCGGTATCGGACAGCACCTGCTCGACGCCGAGGGGTTCGACGTGTTGCACGCACACTCGCACCTGTACTTCTCGACGAACCTCGCGGCGCTCAAGCGCCGGTTCGGCGACGTCCCACTCGCGATCACGAACCACGGGCTGTACTCACAGAACGCACCCGAGTGGGTCTTCGATTGGTATCTGAAGAGTATCGGACGCTGGACGTTCAACCGGGCCGATACGGTGTTTTGCTACACGGAAGAGGACAGGGATCGGGTACGGGGGTTCGGCGTCGAAAGTTACATCGAGGTGGTGTCGAACGGCGTCGACACCGAGCGGTTCACACCTGCAGGACCGACAAGCGAGCGGATCGATCACGACGGGCCCGTCGTGCTGTTCGTCGGGCGGCTGGTCGAAGGCAAACGACCCGGGGACGCGATCGCGGCCCTCGAACGGGTCCGCGAGGAGTTCCCCGACGCGCGACTGTACCTGTGTGGCGAGGGACCGATGCGTGCGGCGCTCGAAGCACAGGTCGCGGATCGAGGATTGGAGGATGTAGTTCGGTTCCTCGGACAGGTGGAGTACGACGAGATGCCCGCGCTGTACCGGACGGGCGACGTGCTCGTATTGCCGAGTCGGGCCGAGGGGCTTCCACGGACGGTGTTGGAGGCGATGGCGTGCAACGTTCCTGTAGTGTGTTCGGACTTGGAGCAGGTCACTCCCGTGATTGACGGGGCTGGGACGACAGTGACAGTGGGCGACGTCGACGGGTTCGCTCGGGCGATAGATCGCGCGCTCTCGGGCCACTACGGTGATGGCAGAGAGATCGTCGAGGAAAAGTTCACCTGGAGCGACACCGTCGAGCGGACGACGAGGACGCTCGAACGACTGTCTGCAGACGGATAG
- a CDS encoding transcriptional regulator: MSIPDRTPADLNRERERLNVVTQETRFSLIQDVLGHPSGLPTLKELDYVNPSKSQTTIRQHLERLVDTDVLEVVSLSEDRRRNDLPYRFYGLSEEGRQFLEAHKLLRAEDTLREIYAHVEKTDAIERYENAPRPGR, translated from the coding sequence ATGAGCATCCCCGATCGGACGCCAGCCGATCTGAACCGTGAGCGCGAGCGGCTAAACGTCGTGACACAGGAGACGCGCTTTTCGTTAATTCAGGACGTACTGGGCCATCCGAGCGGGCTTCCGACCCTGAAGGAACTCGATTACGTGAATCCGAGCAAGAGCCAGACGACGATCCGCCAGCACCTCGAACGGCTCGTCGACACCGACGTCCTCGAGGTGGTCTCCCTGTCCGAGGACCGCCGCCGGAACGACCTCCCTTACCGGTTCTACGGTCTGAGCGAGGAGGGACGCCAGTTCCTCGAAGCCCACAAACTACTGCGTGCCGAAGACACGCTCCGGGAAATCTATGCACACGTCGAGAAAACGGATGCGATCGAACGATACGAAAACGCGCCCCGTCCCGGACGGTAG
- a CDS encoding sulfatase, translating into MTDKNIVLIVMDTARADVLSESGIGSLAEERRYLNTFAASPWSLPSHASLFTGTHSSKHGAHAGHKKLSTEPTTLAEVLADEGYETVAVSNNTWISEEFGFARGFETFHKTWQYVQSDTDLGEIARTKEGTEKLRAVASKLTEGNPLTNVANAIYGRFLRRQQDDGARATNEWIGEWLDSRDGSRPFFLFVNYLEPHLEYRPPEEFAERFLPAGVSYDEAMDVPQNAWAYIAGKTEMTDREFKILRGLYRAELAYLDHRIGELKASLEAAGEWEDTIFVVTGDHGENIGDHGLMDHQYCLYDTLLHVPLIVHGGAFTGGGQSNRLVQLTDLAPTLLDAAGIDAPEAREGFQGVSFHPDADTDPREYAIAEYMAPQPSMEALEKRVGDLPEEVSEYDRSLRAIRTTEYKFIRGSDGSRELYHVATDPGERTDVVGENPEIENDLETELDDWLDSFEHADASGSVSMSRSTKDRLEDLGYLQ; encoded by the coding sequence ATGACAGATAAAAATATCGTATTAATCGTCATGGATACCGCGAGAGCGGATGTTCTTTCCGAGTCAGGTATCGGATCACTAGCCGAGGAACGACGATATCTCAATACGTTTGCCGCCTCTCCGTGGTCGCTCCCCTCACACGCATCGCTGTTCACCGGCACTCACTCTTCGAAACACGGCGCACACGCGGGCCACAAGAAACTCTCTACGGAACCCACGACCCTCGCCGAGGTCCTCGCCGACGAGGGCTACGAGACCGTCGCCGTCTCGAACAACACGTGGATCAGCGAGGAGTTCGGCTTCGCCCGCGGGTTCGAGACGTTCCACAAGACCTGGCAGTACGTCCAATCCGACACCGACCTCGGCGAGATCGCGCGAACCAAGGAAGGGACCGAGAAGCTCCGGGCCGTCGCGAGCAAACTCACCGAGGGCAACCCGCTGACCAACGTCGCGAACGCGATCTACGGGCGGTTCCTCCGAAGACAGCAAGACGACGGCGCGCGCGCGACCAACGAGTGGATCGGAGAGTGGCTCGATTCGCGCGATGGCTCCCGTCCATTCTTCCTCTTCGTCAACTACCTCGAACCTCATCTCGAATACCGCCCGCCCGAGGAGTTCGCCGAGCGATTCCTTCCCGCGGGCGTCTCCTACGACGAGGCGATGGACGTCCCACAGAACGCGTGGGCATACATCGCCGGTAAGACCGAGATGACCGATCGGGAGTTCAAGATCCTCCGTGGGCTCTATCGCGCCGAGCTTGCCTACCTCGATCACCGCATCGGCGAACTAAAGGCTTCGCTCGAAGCGGCCGGCGAGTGGGAGGACACGATCTTCGTCGTCACGGGCGATCACGGCGAGAACATCGGGGATCACGGGCTGATGGACCACCAGTACTGCCTCTACGACACCCTGTTGCACGTCCCGCTGATCGTCCACGGCGGTGCGTTCACGGGCGGCGGCCAGAGCAATCGGCTGGTCCAGCTCACGGATCTCGCCCCGACCCTCCTCGACGCTGCGGGAATCGATGCACCCGAGGCACGCGAGGGGTTCCAGGGCGTCTCGTTCCACCCGGACGCCGACACTGACCCACGCGAATACGCCATCGCGGAGTACATGGCTCCCCAGCCCTCGATGGAGGCGCTGGAAAAACGCGTCGGTGATCTCCCCGAGGAGGTCTCCGAGTACGACCGCTCGCTGCGGGCGATTCGCACCACCGAGTACAAGTTCATCCGCGGATCGGATGGCTCGCGCGAACTCTATCACGTGGCGACCGACCCAGGAGAACGGACCGACGTCGTCGGCGAGAACCCGGAGATCGAAAACGACCTCGAAACCGAACTCGACGACTGGCTCGACTCGTTCGAACACGCCGATGCGAGCGGGTCGGTCTCGATGTCCCGATCGACGAAGGACCGCCTGGAGGATCTCGGTTACTTGCAATAA
- a CDS encoding sulfatase-like hydrolase/transferase, producing MTQPDIFVLIGDCLRASSVDQRTMPFSITSSEATFERCYAPSTWTLPSHASLYSRKTPVEHDVTRRGEGVSKNQATLPKIAREEGYRTALFSENPTFSAHFGFHHNIDYVDDFINSKLFSSDFALEHAVDEITADNALEALRALASHPNRARNIPNALYGPISYAASKSKTRYPHHGDRVFSHLDSYTENTSSEPVLCAVNLLDTHNPHNAPPKAGEKGVGISVSSRERKALSALKDNKIYLFKEPDSPPTDSQDVYHSWDDVFARKRDVYDAQIRYLDIQIERWITGLDEEAVRDSLFVITGDHGQLFGEEEMVGHHTSLHPAGVHVPLFVRFPDSWEGGRTSVTEPVSWLGLSKAIERTTTGEITSSDEFVQCVQTESTTDGAVIMTADGPTWNVSKLRERYDSPMIDELATRKVGVIDGDRQIVYESKWADEEITRRDYELVDGGREEIEGGSTVDLSPEQEQWLVRKSEGDVDASVSARLEQLGYL from the coding sequence ATGACGCAGCCAGATATATTTGTCCTGATCGGGGATTGTTTGCGAGCCTCGAGCGTTGATCAGAGGACGATGCCGTTCTCGATCACTAGTTCCGAAGCTACGTTCGAACGGTGTTACGCGCCGAGCACGTGGACGCTACCCTCCCATGCCTCGCTTTACTCTCGAAAAACCCCAGTCGAACACGATGTAACACGCAGGGGAGAGGGGGTTTCGAAGAACCAAGCAACACTTCCAAAGATCGCACGAGAGGAGGGGTATCGGACAGCACTGTTCAGTGAAAACCCAACGTTCAGCGCCCACTTCGGCTTTCATCACAACATCGATTACGTAGACGACTTCATCAATTCGAAACTGTTCAGTTCGGACTTCGCACTCGAACACGCTGTCGACGAGATAACGGCCGACAACGCGCTCGAAGCGCTTCGAGCACTCGCATCACATCCGAATCGAGCGCGTAACATACCCAACGCGTTGTACGGCCCGATCTCGTATGCGGCCTCGAAATCGAAGACCCGGTATCCGCACCACGGGGATCGAGTGTTCTCCCATCTCGATTCGTACACGGAGAACACTTCGTCCGAACCGGTTCTCTGTGCAGTGAACCTGCTGGATACGCACAACCCCCACAACGCACCGCCGAAGGCGGGCGAGAAGGGGGTCGGCATCTCGGTCTCCTCACGCGAACGAAAGGCGCTGTCGGCGTTGAAGGACAACAAGATCTACCTCTTCAAGGAACCCGATTCACCGCCGACCGACTCACAGGACGTGTATCACTCCTGGGACGACGTGTTTGCACGCAAAAGAGATGTCTACGACGCACAGATTCGCTATCTCGACATCCAGATAGAGCGGTGGATCACCGGTCTGGACGAGGAAGCTGTTCGTGACTCCCTGTTCGTCATCACCGGTGATCATGGACAGCTGTTCGGTGAGGAGGAGATGGTCGGGCATCACACATCCCTGCATCCCGCTGGGGTCCATGTCCCCCTGTTCGTACGGTTTCCCGATTCGTGGGAGGGAGGACGAACGTCCGTTACGGAGCCGGTGAGTTGGCTCGGACTCTCGAAAGCTATCGAACGAACTACGACGGGCGAGATCACGAGTAGCGACGAGTTCGTTCAGTGTGTTCAAACCGAGAGTACGACAGACGGGGCGGTGATCATGACCGCCGACGGACCGACGTGGAACGTCTCGAAGCTTCGCGAGCGGTACGATTCGCCCATGATCGACGAACTCGCCACCCGAAAGGTCGGCGTGATAGACGGCGATCGGCAGATCGTGTACGAATCGAAGTGGGCCGACGAAGAGATCACGCGACGTGACTACGAACTCGTGGATGGGGGCCGCGAGGAGATCGAGGGTGGAAGTACTGTAGACCTCTCTCCCGAGCAGGAACAGTGGTTGGTACGAAAATCGGAAGGTGACGTCGACGCATCGGTGTCTGCCAGACTCGAACAGCTCGGATACCTATGA
- a CDS encoding glycosyltransferase: MFFQTASESFGGGSKMLLRLIRDIDKERFDVTVLSQFEDELCRRLDLEEATVTIVPYRGALDVYDKGLLRHPIHKKFASLGRLLQFNIEARETLSDADVIWCDCLRSVLTIAPYGTISPTPVILNIGLGYESTGIRRALNTAALTVADHVFIESDHQARRLFTERQYRNNREKFTIFHKGIDTSEFCPKESASKDDELHVGTAATITPRKGHEYFVEAASRILKERDYVRFSIAGDVTSEGDREYERMLKQRIEREGIGDRVQFRGWIDDMPAYLNELDVFVLSSLNEGIPGAVREALAMEVPVVATDVGGTADVVIDGETGYLVESEDSEQLATAIERLLEDRERRERFGKAGRKRIVDEFSIEQYVNRYEEFLSRVA, translated from the coding sequence GTGTTCTTCCAGACGGCATCGGAGTCGTTCGGTGGCGGGTCGAAGATGCTGCTTCGGCTGATCAGGGACATCGACAAGGAGCGGTTCGACGTAACGGTATTGTCCCAGTTCGAGGACGAACTGTGTCGCCGACTTGATTTAGAGGAGGCGACGGTCACGATCGTTCCCTATCGTGGTGCGCTAGACGTGTACGACAAAGGGTTGTTGAGACACCCGATTCATAAGAAATTCGCGAGTCTCGGACGGCTCCTCCAATTCAACATCGAAGCGCGGGAGACCCTCTCCGATGCCGACGTCATCTGGTGTGATTGTCTACGATCCGTACTGACGATCGCTCCCTATGGGACGATATCCCCGACACCGGTGATATTGAACATCGGGCTCGGGTACGAATCGACAGGGATCCGTAGGGCACTCAACACCGCGGCACTCACGGTTGCGGATCACGTGTTCATCGAATCGGACCACCAAGCGAGACGACTCTTTACCGAGAGGCAGTATCGAAACAATCGCGAGAAGTTCACGATATTCCACAAGGGAATAGACACGTCCGAGTTTTGCCCGAAAGAGTCCGCCTCGAAAGACGACGAACTTCACGTCGGCACGGCAGCCACGATCACCCCACGAAAAGGCCACGAGTACTTCGTCGAGGCGGCATCGCGAATACTGAAGGAGCGCGATTACGTTCGGTTCTCGATCGCAGGTGACGTGACTAGTGAGGGAGACCGAGAGTACGAACGGATGCTCAAGCAGCGCATCGAACGGGAAGGAATCGGCGATCGCGTTCAGTTCCGTGGCTGGATCGATGACATGCCGGCGTACCTCAACGAATTGGACGTGTTCGTCCTGTCCTCGCTGAACGAGGGGATCCCGGGTGCGGTGCGGGAGGCATTAGCGATGGAAGTCCCAGTGGTCGCAACCGACGTTGGTGGGACCGCGGACGTGGTGATCGACGGCGAGACGGGCTATCTCGTCGAATCGGAGGACAGCGAACAGTTGGCGACTGCAATCGAACGACTGCTTGAGGATCGAGAGAGGCGCGAACGATTCGGAAAGGCGGGTCGAAAACGGATCGTCGACGAGTTCTCGATCGAACAGTACGTCAACAGGTACGAAGAATTTTTATCCCGAGTTGCCTAA